In the Enterococcus rotai genome, TTCTTTCCCATCCGTGTAAATTTTTAAACTATTTCGTTTACTTAATGGTGATGAATCCATGTTTCTGAAGTACTTATTCAATACGCGAGCATCTGTTAGTAAATTAATATCCAATTTACCATCTGATTTCAAATTATCAGCATCGACCATCTTCTTGATCTTAGTGATTTTTTCTCGATCATGCGCCGTCAAATTAAACACTTTTTGACCATTGATTCCTCTGCCACAAAAGAGATAAATGATAAACCCAATGCCTGGTAAAAATAATAAGGTCATAATCCATGCTAAAACACTTGAAATGCTGCGAGGTTTTCTAAAAACGGTAATTAGTGCTGCTGTTGTATTTAATAACAATAAACCAACAAGTATGGTAATAAAAATCTGCATCTGTTTTCATTTCTCCCTTAAAATACGTAATATAGTGATTATAGCAAAAACTAGTGATTCATCCAACAAATAACATTAGCTTAACCAGAATTCAACAATTCGAATAAAGATTGCCCTGCCCTATTTAAATTGTTGCAATGTTGTACTATAATATGCTGAACTATTTAATTGAAAAGAGGATTAATTGTAAATGGATATCAAAATGCTTGTTACTATTTTTGTAGTAAATTTTTCTTATATTACATTGAATACCATTCGTTTTATGTTAACAATGAAAGGCTACCGCTTGATTGCTCCTTTAGTCAGCATGGCAGAAATAACAATTTACGTATTAGGACTTAGTATGGTCTTGAACCGCTTGGATAATCCGATAAATCTGGTTGTTTATGCTCTCGGCTATGCAGTTGGGATTAGTGTAGGAATCAAAATTGAAGATTATCTAGCTTTGGGCTATATCATGGTAACGGCTATCCTACCTTCTTCCACGGAACAACTCAACTTGGCAGAAATATTACGAGACCGTGGTTACGGTGTTACACAAAGCTTTGGAGCTGGCCGCGAAGGAGAGCGTATGATTTTAGAAATTCTTTCCCCACGTAAAAATGAACGTAGCTTATATAAGTTAATCAATGAAAAAGAACCTAGGGCATTTATTATTTCTTATGAGCCTAAGTTTATCTCTGGTGGTTTTTGGACGAAAAAAGTACGCAAACGTAATAATTAGGTAAAAAATACTCAAAGAAATGTCAGAAGCAAATCTTTGAGTGTTTTTTACTTTTCAAACTATAGTTTACATAATATAATTATGATCAACTATAGTTTGAAATAGTGAATATAATGTTGTTTAGGTAAACCATTTTCAAATAAAGTACTATAAATTTGGTGTTTTAAAAAGACACGTTGATTTTCATCTGTGATGTTTGCCCATAAAGAGCTTAATTCAGCTTTCATTTGATCTAGACGGACCTTCATTTCACCTGAGAGAACTTGATCTTCTAATAATGGAACGGCAAAATATAATTGATTTTCTTCGTCTCGCATCAAATCACCGGTTACGAGTAGTGCTTCTTGAAAAATATTTACTTTACGTTCTCTTGTTTTATTTCTATTTACAGTACGTATTACCTTTTGAATTTGCTGGATAAAATAATTTAGATCTACATCCCCAACTAAATTTTGCAAAGGTTCAAAAATTTGAGGCAACGCTTGCCTTTTGGAAAGCAGATTGAAATAGTTGGCTAAATCAAACGGAACCTGCTGGGCTGTGAAAATCGAGACAAATCGTAATGCATCGTTGCCCTCTTCCCTTCTCTGAAACAAAGGTAGCCCATTCGAAGAGTCTTTCACGCCAAAGAAGTAATCTCCTTGCTCCTCATCAAACAATAAAGACCAAAGCCATTCACCAAAAAGAAAATAATTCGTTCGTTTACTTTCTTGTTTCATTCCTTCTAGTAATTCTATTAGTGATTCTGGAAGGATCTGGCGGCTTTCGTTGGCATAAATTGGAAATGAAAGAGAATATCTTCTGTTCTTCCGTTCAATTAGATTGTATTTGATTAATTTATCTAGATATAGTTCTAAGTTGCTATTTGTTGGAATATCAGCTTTGATTTGACGTAGAATAATCTCTTGATCTTGACGTTCTGTGAAATAAGCTACGACCTCTTTAAAGAGTGGATCAGAGACGATTTTATCCAAAGGCTCACTCTGGTTCGTTTGAGCATAATAATAGGTTATATTTTCCATGGTTGGCTCACGCTTTCTACTTATCTACTCTTCTTCATAAGAAAAACTACAGCTGGAGTAATCAACGCCACCTGTAGTTTATTAAGTTCCTTAATCAGATGTATACTTTTAGCTAAATGCTTCAGTTAACTGAGGGACAACTTGTTTTTTACGAGAAACAACACCGTTTAAAAATGCACGGTTATTATCTAATGTTACATTGAAAGCTGCTTCTACTTTATCTAACGAATCGCCGATTACTAATAATTCAGAATCGCTATTTAAAATATTTGTCACGATCAAAACAAATAAATCATAGTCGTTTGTTGCATTTTCATTTTTCATTGCAACTTCTAGTTCTGTCTGACGAGCTAATACTTCATTCAGGTCAACTGTATTGACTTGAGCGATCCGGACATTCTTAGCACCCATCGGAAAGCTTTTAGCATCCAAATCTAATAATGTTTCAGCAGATTTGTCGCTTAAATTAGTACCAGCTTTTAACATGTCTAAGCCATAGCCATTCAAATTGATTTCAGCGATACTTGCTAGTTCATTCGCAGCATCGATATCTTCTTGTGTACATGTTGGTGATTTGAATAATAATGTATCTGAAACAATCGCTGATACCATCATCCCTGCAATTTGTTTAGGTATAGTCACATTGTTTTCTTTAAACATTTTCAAGATGATCGTACAAGTACAACCGACTGGTTCAGCACGGTAATACAATGGATCAGCTGTTTCAAAATTAGCAATTCGGTGGTGATCGACAACTGCAAGAATCGTTAAGTCTGCAATATCGGAAATACTTTGTTGGAATTCATTGTGGTCAACAAGGATCACTTGGGTTGTCTCGCCAGTTGCACTTTCTACAATTCTAGGTGCATCTACATTAAAGTAATCCAAAGCGTATTGTGTTTCTTCGCTAGGTGCGCCTAAAGCGACTGCTTCTGTTTCCTTGCCTAGTTCTTTTTGTAAGTAAGCAAAGCTGATTGCAGCTCCAATCGCATCTGTATCAGGATTTTGGTGTCCGAAAACAAGAATTTTTGACATAAAATTGGTTCACTCCTTCTTTATTCTTCATTACTAATAATAACAAAAAATAGAAAAGAAACAACAATTATTGTTGCTCTTTTCTATTTTTATAAACTATCTTGACGCATAACCTTGATAGTCATTGACATGAAGCAATTTTTTAGCATTCGCTACACGATCTTCTTTAGGAGGTTCTATCCCATTAAGTGGATAGTCCAAGCCTAATTCATCCCATTTGTATTTACCCATTGTATGATACGGCAATACTTCTACTTTATCGACATTATTCAATGTTTTGATAAACGTATCTAAACGAATCAAATACTCATCGTAATCACTACGTTCGGGAACTAAAACGTGCCGAATCCAAACCGGTTTTTCAATTTCAGAAAGATATTGGGCCATTTCCAAAATATTTTCGTTTCCTAATGACGTCAGTAATTTATGTTGCTCGTTATCGATATGTTTGATATCAAATAACAGTAAATCAGTATAGTTCATTAGTTCTTCGAATTGGCTGAAAAAAGGTTCTTCTCTTGTGAATGGTTTGCCACAAGTATCGATTGTTGTATGTATTCCTTTTTCTTTCGCTTTTTTAAACAAGTCAGTTAAAAATTCTAATTGAAGTAAAGGTTCGCCCCCGCTGACAGTGATTCCGCCTTTTTCGCCCCAATAAGAACGATATTTGATTGCTTCTTCTAAAACTTCATCGGTTGTTACTTCGCGTCCACCAGAACCGATTTTCCAAGTATCAGGATTATGACAAAATTGGCAGCGCATACGGCAACCTTGTGTAAATACGATGAAACGAACGCCGGGTCCATCAACGGTTCCAAAATTTTCTGTAGAGTGAATTCTACCGATAACAGGAGTTGTCATTGTTTGTTCCTCATTTCTTTTAAAAAAAGGGCTGACACGAGGTCAACCCTTCAGTTGTTTGTTTATTATAGTCTGTCATGTGAAGTTCTAGAGATAACATCTGCTTGTTGCTCAGGCGTTAAGTCACGGAATTTCACGGCATATCCAGATACACGAATTGTTAAGTTAGGGTATTTTTCTGGATGTGCTTGGGCATCTAATAATAATTCGTTTGTGAACACGTTAACGTTCAAGTGATAACCACCTTTATCGAAGTAGCCATCCATTACGTTACGTAAGTTATCGATTCTTGTATCATCATCTTTACCTAAACCGTTAGGGTTGATTGTTTGTGTATTAGAGATTCCATCTAATGCACTTGTATATTCTAATCTAGCAGTTGAGTTAAGTGATGCTAAAAGACCATTTTTCTCACCTAAGAATTTGCCATCTTGGTAGCTTGGGTTAGCACCTGGTGCTAATGGTTTACCAGCACGACGTCCGTCTGGTGTATTACCAGTCGCTTTACCGTAA is a window encoding:
- the pflA gene encoding pyruvate formate-lyase-activating protein, which gives rise to MTTPVIGRIHSTENFGTVDGPGVRFIVFTQGCRMRCQFCHNPDTWKIGSGGREVTTDEVLEEAIKYRSYWGEKGGITVSGGEPLLQLEFLTDLFKKAKEKGIHTTIDTCGKPFTREEPFFSQFEELMNYTDLLLFDIKHIDNEQHKLLTSLGNENILEMAQYLSEIEKPVWIRHVLVPERSDYDEYLIRLDTFIKTLNNVDKVEVLPYHTMGKYKWDELGLDYPLNGIEPPKEDRVANAKKLLHVNDYQGYASR
- a CDS encoding DUF2179 domain-containing protein, producing the protein MDIKMLVTIFVVNFSYITLNTIRFMLTMKGYRLIAPLVSMAEITIYVLGLSMVLNRLDNPINLVVYALGYAVGISVGIKIEDYLALGYIMVTAILPSSTEQLNLAEILRDRGYGVTQSFGAGREGERMILEILSPRKNERSLYKLINEKEPRAFIISYEPKFISGGFWTKKVRKRNN
- a CDS encoding manganese-dependent inorganic pyrophosphatase; this encodes MSKILVFGHQNPDTDAIGAAISFAYLQKELGKETEAVALGAPSEETQYALDYFNVDAPRIVESATGETTQVILVDHNEFQQSISDIADLTILAVVDHHRIANFETADPLYYRAEPVGCTCTIILKMFKENNVTIPKQIAGMMVSAIVSDTLLFKSPTCTQEDIDAANELASIAEINLNGYGLDMLKAGTNLSDKSAETLLDLDAKSFPMGAKNVRIAQVNTVDLNEVLARQTELEVAMKNENATNDYDLFVLIVTNILNSDSELLVIGDSLDKVEAAFNVTLDNNRAFLNGVVSRKKQVVPQLTEAFS
- a CDS encoding DUF1803 domain-containing protein — translated: MENITYYYAQTNQSEPLDKIVSDPLFKEVVAYFTERQDQEIILRQIKADIPTNSNLELYLDKLIKYNLIERKNRRYSLSFPIYANESRQILPESLIELLEGMKQESKRTNYFLFGEWLWSLLFDEEQGDYFFGVKDSSNGLPLFQRREEGNDALRFVSIFTAQQVPFDLANYFNLLSKRQALPQIFEPLQNLVGDVDLNYFIQQIQKVIRTVNRNKTRERKVNIFQEALLVTGDLMRDEENQLYFAVPLLEDQVLSGEMKVRLDQMKAELSSLWANITDENQRVFLKHQIYSTLFENGLPKQHYIHYFKL